The following coding sequences are from one Nitrosopumilaceae archaeon window:
- a CDS encoding SDR family oxidoreductase codes for MEKVAIVTGSSSGIGFETASDLAREGYFTYATMRNTKKGYTIREIAKKENLKLETLELDVDKDNSVKNAINKIVKEKGRIDILINNAGYGLFGCLEDISMEELKAQFETNFFGVVRVSQEVIPVMRKQKSGIIVNVSSVAGKIGFPVSPGYISSKFAIEGLSESMRYELSPFGINTIIIEPGVIKTNFMSSTKKSRKSDSAYKDITNKVIAGITMMSEMGTPAKEVATTIIKAIKSENPLPRYVVGNDAIMFLEAKKNKTDLEFENYIKKELFS; via the coding sequence ATGGAAAAAGTCGCCATAGTAACAGGCAGTTCAAGCGGAATTGGTTTTGAGACAGCCTCAGATTTAGCACGTGAAGGCTACTTCACATATGCCACCATGCGAAATACAAAGAAAGGATATACCATCAGAGAAATTGCAAAAAAAGAAAATTTGAAACTTGAAACGCTTGAGCTTGATGTTGACAAGGATAATAGTGTAAAAAATGCCATAAACAAGATTGTCAAAGAAAAAGGCAGAATTGATATTTTGATAAATAATGCAGGTTATGGACTATTTGGTTGCCTTGAAGATATTTCCATGGAAGAATTAAAAGCACAATTTGAAACAAACTTTTTTGGTGTAGTCAGAGTATCACAAGAAGTCATTCCAGTGATGCGAAAACAAAAATCTGGAATCATAGTAAACGTAAGCTCTGTTGCTGGAAAAATAGGATTTCCTGTTTCTCCAGGATATATCAGCTCAAAGTTTGCCATAGAAGGATTAAGCGAATCAATGAGATACGAACTTTCTCCGTTTGGAATTAATACCATAATTATTGAACCTGGAGTAATAAAGACAAATTTCATGTCATCAACAAAAAAATCTCGAAAATCAGATTCTGCATACAAGGACATTACAAACAAAGTGATCGCTGGAATAACCATGATGTCAGAGATGGGTACACCTGCCAAAGAAGTAGCAACTACAATCATCAAGGCAATAAAATCTGAAAATCCATTACCTCGATATGTAGTTGGAAATGATGCCATAATGTTTCTTGAGGCAAAAAAGAACAAGACAGATCTAGAGTTTGAAAATTACATCAAAAAAGAGCTTTTTAGTTAA
- a CDS encoding DEAD/DEAH box helicase, giving the protein MEMQKTFNQKIVFACTSCKLEDIVNYTKNTDEAYLDFLNKFDSGEIPTKKKSAAMLEKEGIVQSEDEIKKMIGNAKLDEITNSILFARKYYVSHFRTITEPEPQMGNAVSESGLDEKITRVLESKKIEKFYKFQDDAIRNIMMGSNVIISAPTASGKTEAFVIPILQKILEKSQSNIVQALFVYPTKSLSKDQLPKIKEIADELGIRVEIFDGDTKELDRKKILESPPQVIITNFDVLHYHMWHRSRFAALLNTVRFLIVDEAHVYSGIFGSNVHYIIKRLKRITSNLQIIASSATLENALSFCEQLFGVQMKLVTGSGKKGKTDFSMLFPSLRTQRVLMIEILKKLTTKKHKTLVFNNSHLNSELLAMQARRQKIDIKVHRAGLMANYRRSVENSFKNDTLMAISATPTLELGIDVGNVDGVISSTIPVNRLVQRIGRAARKGQNGYAFLVLGNDPISQYYKNHPTDYFEDIEKIYIDPKNPFIEEFQVLAMACDKPIAKHELAEHGEVIARHVSVGNLVLMENRYVPNHEQIKSLLEDYSIRGIGKSIDIFLNGKKVGERNLPIALEELHQSAVYFLAGTRYKVKELEYPGKMNAKIEFLPRDYPYYTKALTEEWPTIETIFEKRNANGIEVAFCRLHIQKRVYGYVNIEIGHEVTQGQRVLLEKPLEFDFVTKGIVFKAPRPVNEIGKSENEEYTEASGYHATEHVVIEGSNMITGGVSQDLGGISLGTSGLIFIYDGAIGGNGASRALYDRLEKAFERSLHIVKECTCKSESGCPRCTFSYRCGNNNEYLHKLACTEILQRIKDGESTEVSEPVEGDKPLV; this is encoded by the coding sequence ATGGAGATGCAGAAAACATTCAACCAGAAAATTGTCTTTGCTTGTACATCTTGTAAATTAGAAGATATTGTAAACTATACCAAGAATACAGATGAAGCATATCTAGATTTTCTTAACAAGTTTGATTCTGGAGAGATCCCAACCAAGAAAAAATCAGCCGCAATGCTTGAAAAAGAAGGAATAGTTCAAAGTGAAGATGAGATAAAAAAAATGATAGGTAACGCCAAACTTGACGAGATTACCAACTCCATTTTGTTTGCAAGAAAATACTATGTCTCACATTTTAGAACCATAACTGAACCTGAGCCCCAAATGGGAAATGCGGTATCAGAATCTGGATTAGATGAGAAGATTACTCGTGTCTTAGAGTCAAAAAAGATAGAAAAATTCTACAAGTTCCAAGATGATGCGATACGCAATATCATGATGGGGAGTAATGTAATAATCAGTGCACCAACAGCTTCTGGAAAAACTGAAGCGTTTGTAATCCCTATTTTACAAAAGATTCTTGAAAAAAGTCAAAGTAATATAGTTCAGGCTCTTTTTGTTTACCCGACTAAATCTCTATCAAAAGATCAACTGCCAAAAATAAAAGAAATCGCAGATGAGCTTGGCATTAGAGTGGAAATATTTGATGGAGATACGAAAGAACTAGATAGAAAGAAAATTTTAGAAAGTCCTCCACAAGTAATCATAACAAACTTTGATGTGTTACACTATCACATGTGGCACAGAAGCAGATTTGCCGCATTATTAAATACAGTAAGATTTTTGATAGTTGATGAAGCTCACGTATATTCTGGAATATTTGGCTCAAACGTTCATTATATCATAAAGAGACTGAAAAGGATCACATCTAATTTACAAATAATAGCTTCTTCTGCAACGCTAGAAAATGCACTATCATTTTGTGAGCAGTTATTTGGAGTGCAAATGAAATTAGTAACAGGTTCTGGAAAAAAAGGAAAGACGGATTTTAGCATGTTATTCCCATCTCTTAGAACACAACGGGTATTAATGATTGAAATTTTAAAAAAACTCACAACAAAAAAACACAAGACTTTGGTCTTTAACAATTCTCATCTAAACTCTGAGCTTTTAGCGATGCAGGCAAGAAGGCAAAAAATTGATATCAAGGTACACAGGGCCGGATTGATGGCAAATTACAGAAGATCAGTTGAAAATTCTTTTAAAAACGATACTCTGATGGCGATTTCTGCTACTCCTACTCTTGAATTAGGAATAGATGTTGGTAATGTAGACGGAGTAATCTCATCTACCATACCAGTCAATAGATTGGTTCAGAGAATAGGAAGAGCAGCAAGAAAGGGACAAAACGGTTATGCGTTTTTGGTTCTTGGCAATGATCCAATATCACAATATTACAAGAATCATCCTACTGATTATTTTGAGGATATTGAAAAAATCTACATTGATCCAAAAAATCCCTTTATTGAAGAATTTCAAGTATTAGCAATGGCCTGTGACAAGCCTATTGCAAAACACGAGTTAGCTGAACATGGTGAAGTGATTGCAAGACATGTATCTGTTGGAAATCTTGTGCTAATGGAGAACAGATATGTTCCAAATCATGAGCAAATCAAATCCTTACTTGAGGATTACAGTATCAGAGGAATTGGTAAATCAATTGACATTTTTTTGAACGGTAAAAAAGTTGGAGAGCGAAATCTTCCAATAGCACTAGAAGAGCTACACCAATCAGCAGTTTATTTTCTAGCTGGAACAAGATACAAAGTAAAGGAATTAGAATATCCTGGGAAGATGAATGCAAAAATTGAATTTCTTCCAAGGGATTATCCGTATTATACCAAAGCGCTAACTGAAGAATGGCCAACTATAGAAACAATTTTTGAGAAAAGAAATGCAAATGGAATAGAGGTTGCATTTTGCAGATTGCATATACAAAAAAGAGTGTATGGTTATGTCAATATTGAAATCGGTCATGAGGTGACACAAGGCCAACGGGTGTTATTAGAAAAACCTCTAGAATTTGATTTTGTCACAAAAGGAATTGTATTCAAGGCACCAAGACCAGTCAATGAAATAGGAAAATCTGAAAATGAAGAATATACTGAGGCCAGCGGATATCATGCTACAGAACACGTTGTAATAGAAGGAAGTAACATGATTACGGGCGGTGTCTCACAGGATTTAGGTGGCATATCACTTGGCACATCTGGATTGATCTTCATTTATGATGGAGCCATAGGTGGAAACGGTGCAAGTAGGGCACTATATGACAGATTGGAAAAAGCGTTTGAGCGAAGCTTGCACATTGTAAAAGAATGTACTTGCAAAAGCGAATCAGGGTGTCCAAGATGTACATTTTCGTATAGATGTGGAAACAACAATGAATACTTGCACAAGCTTGCCTGTACAGAAATTTTACAGAGAATCAAAGATGGTGAGTCAACAGAGGTTTCTGAGCCAGTTGAGGGTGACAAACCTCTTGTCTAA
- a CDS encoding NAD(P)-dependent oxidoreductase has product MEVLVTGGTGFIGSKLVDKLVNRGVSVTCLIRQGAISNPTAKTVTGDLTYPDFILPDEEYDVVYHLAAAWPGEKDKKILRAVNYDGTVNLFSLLKEKTKFIVYVSGLGMFGNPGNNVVDENSLIKPHTEYAKIRLEAQKFLESNCKELGIAFSVAYLGDVYGNGGWFKNILVERLKKGSFRIPGSGEYYRSFVHVDDVVSGLESIAEKNAVNQSFVITDSMPVTFKDFVSLVCKELGIKEPGTIPTILAKAVMGGDFVKLLTTSMKTSNNKITSICDFVYKSYVEGIPATISEMKS; this is encoded by the coding sequence TTGGAAGTCCTTGTTACTGGCGGAACAGGATTTATTGGTTCAAAACTTGTCGATAAACTAGTTAATAGAGGAGTTTCAGTTACCTGTCTTATTAGGCAAGGAGCAATTTCAAATCCTACGGCAAAAACAGTGACAGGAGATCTTACCTATCCTGATTTCATACTGCCTGATGAAGAGTATGATGTAGTTTATCACCTTGCAGCTGCATGGCCAGGAGAAAAGGACAAGAAAATTCTAAGAGCAGTAAACTATGATGGCACAGTAAATTTATTTAGTCTACTAAAAGAAAAAACCAAATTCATTGTGTACGTGTCAGGTCTAGGTATGTTTGGTAATCCTGGAAATAATGTTGTGGATGAAAACTCACTAATAAAACCACATACAGAATATGCCAAAATAAGACTAGAAGCTCAAAAATTTCTGGAATCAAACTGTAAGGAATTAGGAATTGCGTTTAGTGTTGCATATCTTGGAGACGTTTATGGAAATGGAGGATGGTTCAAAAACATCTTAGTTGAGAGATTAAAGAAAGGCTCGTTTAGAATACCTGGTTCTGGAGAATATTATAGAAGCTTTGTACACGTAGACGATGTTGTATCTGGTCTTGAGTCAATCGCGGAAAAAAATGCCGTAAACCAATCTTTTGTTATCACTGATTCTATGCCTGTTACATTCAAGGACTTTGTTAGTTTAGTTTGCAAAGAACTGGGTATAAAAGAACCTGGAACCATTCCAACAATTTTGGCAAAGGCTGTAATGGGAGGTGATTTTGTTAAGCTTTTAACCACATCAATGAAGACATCAAATAATAAAATTACGTCGATATGTGATT